The genomic DNA GGACGCCCACACCTGGGTGCAGATGTGGCAGATGTGGCAGCCCCGTCGCCAAAACCATCGACTGGGATTGGAAAagggtcagaaaagggcaacagaactgCTGCGGGGTCTGGGTCGGCTGCCGTATGGGGAGCGATTAATAAAACTTTTCAGCTGGGCAAAGAGACAGCTGGGGGGGGATAGGCTAGAGGTCTGTACAATCCTGCCGGGTGTGGAGACGGGGAATCAGGAAGGGTTGTTTACTCCTCACAACACAGGAACCAGGGGCCACCCagtgaaatgaacaggcagcaggttgaaaaccaacacaagaaagtattttttcacccaACACAGTGTTAACCTGTGGGACTCctcgccagaggatgttgtgaaggccaagactagaacAGGGATCAAAGAGGAGCTGGACAGATtcctggaggatgggtccatcgaTGGCTAGTAGCCAGGCCGGGCAGGGATGATGGTCccggcctctgtttgccagaagctgggaatgggcgacagggggtgGGTCACTGgaggattccctgttctgttcattccctctggggcacctggcactggccactgtcggacactgggctggatggacctttcgtctgaccagtctggccgctcttatgttcttatgttctctgtgGGTGTGTTTGTGCGGTGTGTGATTGTGTTATTATGGGGGTTTCACTGTGGGTGTGATTGTGTaatgggttgtgtgtgtgtgtgtgtgtgtgtgtgtctggtttTCTGTGTGTGCAACTGTGTTATTGTGTCTGTGTCTGTTCCtgtgggagggggggtctgtggggattaTGTTatcgtgtgcatgtgtgtggttgTAATTGTGTCTggttttctctgtgtgtatgaGATTGTGTCTGAGTGTGTGCATGCGGTTGTGGTTGGGTAAGTGGGCGGGTGTGGTTTTGGTagggagtgtgcgtgtgtgtggttgtgtgtgtgcatttgtgaTCGCGTCGGGTTCTGTTTGTGTGGTTGTGATTGGATGTGTGTGgttgtgtgttctctctctcagCCCCACACTCCTGTCACAAATgctgctctgttctctttattctccGCTCCAACCCCCACAACCGCCCAGTCCCCATCTGTCACCCCAGCCCCCACGGGGGTGGGGAAGGCGGggagccggacgcctgggttcctctTCCAGCTCTTCTCCTTGGAAAGCCCCTAGTGGCCTCAGGGAGCCTCCGACCCCACCCTGCGGGGGGCGCTAGGTGTTGACACGCGGCTTGGCCCCGCCCGGACCCCGGCACAGGGCTCGAGGGGCGGCGGTCGCTCCACAGGGGCCAATGGGGCCATCACAACTGGGCAGGatcggcgccccctgctgggatgaCAGGAGCCCACAGTCACCCCGGAAACGGGACTGGCTcagtggggcagggaatggggcaggggctgtccgctctagggggcgccggctcccacccggccccagggcagtgactggctggttcagggggggagggagtggggcagggccctgtcccctctagggggcgccggctcccacccggccccagggcagtgactggctggttcaggggggcagggagtggggcaggggcctgtcccctctagggggcgccggctcccacctggccccagggcagtgactggctggttcaggggggcagggagtggggcaggggcctgtcccctctatgggcgccggctcccacccggccccaagcagggactggctggctcaggggggcagggaatggggcaggggcctgtcccccccCAAGGGGGCGCGGCTCCCACCTGCGTATCCCAGCCCCACGTTCTCATACAGCGGCATCTGGGATTTGAGTCCGGGAGGCTCTGGAATAGGAGACAGGAGGGAAACCGCATGATAAGTGATGGgatctcctgggggtggggggagagaaatccCTCCCGCTCCTCCCCAGGCCCTTGAGTGAAGGCagaacagccctgccccccaccccacagtgggACAGGGCGAACGCTGGCTGCTGCCCCTCGCCCCAGTGGGCCCCACAGATCCTCAGTGGGGCACCTACCTGGCTGGGTGTGCGCAGGAAGGTCGCCCAGGTGTGACCTGCAGAGATGAAATTGGCGGACAAGTGAGCAGGAAGCCTCTCTTCTGAGCTTCAGCGATGGGACCCAGGAATCCTGGTGCCCACCTCcgccccgctctaaccactagcccccactcccctcccagagccaggcagagaatccaggagtcctggtgcccaccccgctctaaccactagtccccactccccttccagagctgggcagagaacccaggagtactggctcccagcccctccccgcacTCTCACCCACCataccccacttccctcccagagatgaggagagaacccaggagtcctggctcccagcccacctgctctcacccaccagcccccacttccctcccctcaCCAGTACTTACCTCTGGGCCGGCCGCCCCCGCCACCACAGCGCCACCCCCAAGGCGAGGAGGAGCAGGAACTCCAGCGCTGCGCACACGGCCAGGGGGATCCAGGCGGAGCTACAGGAGGGGGGGTCCTTCACTGCTCCCATCGCCCGGGGAAAACACAAGGGGTGAgtgaggaacagaacccaggactcctggctcccagccccccctatTCTAACCACAAGACTccagtcccttcccagagctggggagagaacccagaagtcctagctcctggcccccctgctctaaccactaaagcccactcccctcccagagctggggagagaacccagatgtCCTAGCTCCTGGCCcccgtgctctaaccactaaaccccactcccttcccagagctgggagagaacccaggagtcctggctcccagcctctcccctcccccgctctaaccactagacacccctCTCCCCTACTCCTTGCCCAGAGAACCCCGGCGTCCTGGCCCCGTCCCTACCGGTGAGGTCAAAGGTGACTCGCATGCTGTTCAGCTCACACCTGACCCGTCTTTTCTTCCTGGCCCCCGGGTCGCTCCTGTTCCAGCAAGCCTGGAGCAGCGCCGCCCGCGAGCCCGAGAAGACGAGCTGCCAGCCCTGCCCGTCGGTGTCCTGCACCCACTGCCCGCCGGTGTCCTGCACCCGCTGCTCGCCGACCCACCATGTCACCGCCGGCAGCGCTTGCCGGTCCAAGATCATGCAGGAGACTTGGTGGCAGGTCATGTTGGCGGGGCTGGTCGTCAGCACcgtctgggtctctgcaggggacAGTTTGGCAATGGGGCACAGggcctggccccagggcagggactggctgtctcaggggggcagggaatggggcaaggcctgtcccctctggggggcgacaggtcccatccggccccagggcggggactggctggctcaggggggtggggaatggggcaggggcctgtcccctctggggggcaccggttcccacccggccccagggcagggactggctggctcaggggggtggggaatggggcaggggcctgtcccctctgggggccGCCAGCCATGACCCACCTGTGACAACATTCAGCTGGTAGGTGTGGCGGGTGACTCCCTGCACCGAACACCAGTAGGTCCCCATGTCCCGTCCTCGGCCCCCTGCAGGTACAGGGAGTGGTTGGGGAACACGGAGAGCCGCTCCCCGGCCGCCTTCTTCAGGGGCTGATCTGCCACGCCCTGGAATAACAGCACTGACGAGGACCCAGGAACACCGGTATTGTAGGACCACGTCACTTCTTCCCTGCTCGAGAGAGGCTTGACCGGGCCACAAGAGAACACCTGGTCCTGCCCCTTCTGGACGTAGGCATCTGCGGGAGAGGGGAATTCACAGGGGTTAGATTTCCTGTCACTGAGATGCAGCtgactctggggtggagcagctgtttatacagggacccctcaccaggcgctgagatgcagctgactctggagtggggcagctctttacacagggacccctcaccaggtgctgagatgcagctgcctctggggtggggcggctgtttacacagggacccctcaccaggcgctgagatgcagctgactctggagtggggcagctctttacacagggacccctcaccaggtgctgagatgcagctgcctctggggtggggcagctgtttacacagggacccctcaccaggcgctgagatgcagccgcctctggagTGGACAATAAAAAGCAGGTTTTTACCTTCCTCCCTGGTGAGTCGCAGCTGGAGAAGGAGTAAGATCCAGACGGGGGTCATGATGCCCCGAACACTGGGGTCCTTCTGTGGGGAACCACCTTGGGGCTCTATCTCCAAGACCCAAGGAGGAAGAGACCGAAATAGAGCCGGACGTAGCTGTCTCTGGAGTGACTTGGGGGTTTGGTGGCCGGCTTATCAGAGacgcacagcagcagcagagggcgTGAGTTAGAGGGAAAGTGGAGTGCTgtgatccaccccagaggtggctgcacctcAGCACCGGGGGAGGaaatccctgtataaacagctacCCACCCCAGAGACGGTCGCATGTCAGCACGGCAAAATACTCACCGTGAACCCTCTTGGGAGCTAGAAAATTGGTGCCACCAATATGGCTGCCATGTTCTGGAGATTTCCGCCTGGCGACACCAAACTCCTGAACCCGAAGTTATTGAGTGGGCATGAGCCCAACAGAGCAACACCAATATGGCCACCAGATCTCAGTGATGCCAGCCTGGCTTAGCTCCAATATGGCGACACCAACATGGCCGCCCACATCCCCAAAGAGACGCTGAGTTGGCAGGAGACCCGTAATGGCTGACACATCCCAGAGAAACTAACTTGGCATAGCTCCAGTGTGGCGATACCAAGATGACCGACACATTCCAGAGACGCCATCTTGGCATAGCTCCAGTATGGTGATACCAAGATGGCCGACACATCGCAGAAACACCATCTTGGCATAGCTCCAGTGTAGCGATACCAAGATGGCCGACACATTCCAGAGACACCATCTTGGCATAGCTCCAGTGTGGTGACACCAAGATGGCCGACACATTCCAGAGACGCCATCTTGGCATCGCTCCAGTGTGGTGACACCAAGATGGCCGACACATTCCAGAGACGCCATCTTGGCATAGCTCCAGTGTGGTGACACCAAGATGGCCGACACATCGCAGAAACACCATCTTGGCATAGCTCCAGTGTGGTGATACCAAGATGGCCGACACATTCCAGAGACGCCATCTTGGCATAGCTCCAGTGTGGTGACACCAAGATGGCCGACACATTCCAGAGACGCCATCTTGGCATAGCTCCAGTGTAGCGATACCAAGATGACTGCCACATCATCAGCTCAGAGACGCCAAGTTGGCATAAGACCAATAATGGCCGACACATCCCAGAGACGCCATCTTGGCATAGCTCCAGTATGGTGATACCAAGATGGCCGACACATTCCAGAGACACCATCTTGGCATAGCTCCAGTGTGGTGATACCAAGATGGCCGACACATTCCAGAGACGCCATCTTGGCATCGCTCCAGTGTGGTGACACCAAGATGGCCGACACATCGCAGAAACACCATCTTGGCATAGCTCCAGTGTAGCGATACCAAGATGACTGCCACATCATCAGCTCAGAGACGCCAAGTTGGCATAAGACCAATAATGGCCGACACATCCCAGAGACGCCATCTTGGCATAGCTCCAGTGTGGTGACACCAAGATGGCCGACACATTCCAGAGACGCCATCTTGGCATAGCTCCAGTGTGGTGACACCAAGATGGCCGACACATTCCAGAGACGCCATCTTGGCATAGCTCCAGTGTGGTGACACCAAGATGGCCGACACATTCCAGAGACGCCATCTTGGCATAGCTCCAGTGTAGCGATACCAAGATGACTGCCACATCATCAGCTCAGAGACGCCAAGTTGGCATAAGACCAATAATGGCCGACACATCCCAGAGACGCCATCATGGCCTAGCTCCAACATGGTGATACCAACATGGCCGCCGCATCCCCCAGCTCAGAGCTGCCAAGTTGGCATGAGACCAATACAGCCGCTCAAAAATGGTGGCTGTGTCCCCACCCCAGCGGCCAGTTGATGCCACCTCCCAAACGGCTGCCAGGCCCCCACCCAGTTGGCgtgaccccctctgccccctatGCCGGCACCAAAATGGCTGCCCAGTTGGCATTACTCCCAACATGGCCACCACGTCCCCACCCTGGACATGCCAGGCTGGTGCAACCCAGCCGTAGTCATGGCAACACCCCCTTTCGTCCCCCACCACAGGACTAAATTTGAGGGGGGAAGGTAGGGGGGAAATGGAGGCCTGGCTCTTtaagagcggggggggggcacgAGAAAACGGTCGCTTGGCCCTTTAAGAACCGTCTCTCAGAGGGAAGCGTTCTGAAAACCTCTGGTTAAGTCTGTCCGCCCCGGGCTCCTGTAGAGAACCCGGAAGTGGAGTTTCtttacccccagccccccccccgtcTACCCGGCCCCCGGCTTTGGTCCGGGCCAAGATGGCGAAGCTGCTGAGCTGTGTGCTGGGGCCGCGGCTGTACCGGGTCTATCGAGATCGGGGGCCGGCCAGGCCCCCCCGGGATGGGGACGAGGCAGCCGAGGGGGCCCAGGATGGTTCTTGGGTGAgtccgcctcctccccccgcgGGAGACAATGGTATCGCCCGGGCTCCCGTTATTTCTATGGGGGCTTGGGCAAGACCATGGTGGAGAAAGGGGGCAGCTCCCCATTGTCCATCATGGAATGTTTTGAGCCCCAGGATCTTGATATCCCTCTGGGCGCTACCATAATGGAACATGGGGGGGTTGGTCCTCTGGGCTGCTCCCCGTTATCCAGCGTAGTATCCCCAGGGGATTGATACTCCTCCCTTGGGAGAGACCATTGTAGCACATGGAGGGGGTGAGCTGAACCCTTTCCATTCTCCAATATGGTATTGACGGGCACCCCCTTTTGTAGGAAATTGGGGGAGTCACAAGGAATTGGACCTTCGTCCCCATTATCCAATGATATCGTCCCAACCCCGCAGCTATTGATGCTGCCTTGGAGAAACCATTGTAGGACATGGGGGGGGTGCCACTCTGTAGCTCCTGATGTGGTAGCTGCTAGCCTTTGAGGTAATGATGTTCTCACCTACTCAAGAGAGACCCATCACAAGGAGGATGGTGGGGGACATGGCTGTACGTGGTCTCTCCTAGGCTCTAGTGTATTGATATACCAATGGATCAGTCCACTGTGTATGGTACTTGAAGAAATCCAGTTCCCCCCATTATCCAGCATGGTATCTTCCAGGAGTGAGAGTGTTAATATCCACCTGGGACAGACTATTACAGGAAATGGGGGGAGGAGAGTATCAATGGGGCATCTTACCCCTTTCCACTATCTGAtatctcccagccccccaaccataAATATTCCCCTTACCTTGGCTCCCATTCTCATCCTATTGCCATGACACCTTCCCCCAGCAGTTGGCATGACTCCTGTGTATGTGGCCTTGCCAAAATGGCCACCATGATGCCATCCCCAGAGGCGCCGTTTTGGCGTGACTCCTGTGTGATGTAAACAAAATGGCTACCGTGGCCCCATCCCTGAGGTGCCAAGTTGGCCTGACTGCAAAATGGCGTCACCGAAATGGCTGCAGAGGCATGAGGTTGGCCCAGTTCCAGCATGGCGTCACCAAAATGGCTGACGCACCGCCACCCTTGCAGTGCCAGGTTGGCGTTACTTTAAaatggctgctgctgtttctttctCCTCCCTGAGCCGCCATGTTGGTGTGTCTCCAGTGTGGCCACCGCCTTGTCACTCAGGTGGCATTGGGTTGGCATAACCCCTCGTGTGATCTCACCAAAGTGGCCACCATGTCCTTCGATGGGTGGTCCAAGTTGGCGTGGTGTTGCCGCCTCTCTTACCCCCATGGGCCCCACATGGACTGATTCCAGCCCTATGGTATATGCCCCCTCTCCCAACCCATAACACCCTGTTGGCTCCTTGGTGGCAGGATGGGGATCTGTCTGGGTTTCCCCCCATCTAATTTGGAGGCTTAACTCCCAGAGTTTCCCACACCCTCCTGGTCACCCGAACCCCCAGGGGCTAAAAGGGGCCCCAGGGGGCTCGAAATGACATGGAGTCTCTCCTAGCAGGAGTCGTACTACCAGCCACGGACACTGGAGAAGCATGCTGACAGCATCCTGGCCTTGGTGAGTCCCCCTGCGCCTTCGGGGCTGGGTCATTCAGTGGAACCCAGCATCCTGGCTTCTagcccctgctgtaaccactagactccactctcTGCACCGCATTTCCTGGTCCCTCTCACCCCTCCATAAACTGCCCCAGAGGGAAGCAATGACTcactctgcagtgaaaacatgTTTGTTTCTAATCCCGTCCCACGGGCCCTGGCTGGGTTAGATACTCCGGCCCTGCAGCAGCCTGCAATCCTTGCCCTGCGGTGAACCCCAGAACCCGCTCCCTGCCACAGCTGggatagaacctaggagtcctggctcccagcccccctgctctaaccactacagcccacctggagctggggagagaacccaggagtcctggggttGGGTTTTGTTGGCTGTATCATCCTACTGGCCCTTTCCTGTTCCTTGCAGGCGTCGGTGCTCTGGTCTATTTCCTATTACACTTCCCCCCTGGCTATGTTCTACTTGTACCGAAAAGGTAGGGGGCATTGCGCTGTCGGGAGCGGGGCTggggtcagcagggggtgctctcccggcagtcagggctggccccagggcagtgcTAGGGGGAGCAgcactgctgggagcagggctgtgggggggtcagcAGGGGAGGCTCTCCCCGGCGGTCAGGGCTGGGCCCATGGAAGTGCTAGGGGCATTGTGCTGCCAGGAGCCGGGCTGGGAATTTCAGCCGGGGGCACTCTCCTCTGGCCCTTGCTCAATTCTGTCTGCCTTAAACATCCCACCCGGCAGTTATTTTTATAGCTGCGATTTCCcattcacttcctgtcccaaaatgCAGTGGTGTCATTGGGCTACTGCCAGACCCTGCCCCATGGCATCAGATGCAGCCAGCTAAGTGAGCCATCTCAGTGCAGTGTTACAtgcggctgttccccagctgcttcaccccagaggtgggctgCATCACTCTAGGCTGATCCCTCCCTGGGGGCGCAGCTTGGGTGTCTGCTGAACCCTGGCTAAGGGACACGTGCCTCTCCACCCCCCGCAGGATACCTGACTATGTCGAAGGTGGTTCCTTTCTCTCACTACGCTGGGACCATGCTGCTCCTTTTGGCCGGGGTCGCCTGCCTGAGAGGTAAGGAGTGGGAGCTGGTTGTTAgactgggggggctgggagccaggactcctgggttctttccatgGATATACCGGATGTCTCTAACTTGGTGTCTCTGTCACAGGCATCGGGCGCTGGGCCAACCCCCAGTACATCCAGTTCATCACCATCCTGGAAGATAGCCACCGCATCGGCACCCCAGAAATCAAGGTGAAGAGGATGGGGGAACCCTGACCTCTCCCCTCGGCTCCCCCCCGCCCGGCTACGGTTGGGGGGAAGCAACACAGCCCTCCTCCCAGGGGGTTGTCGCCCATGATCCTTCACAGCTGCGTCCCACCCAGCTCCCAGGACACCCTGCAGCCTGCTCCAACCTGTCACCCATGATGCTTTTCTGCCTCCGCTTCCCCCTGTGGTCTCCCAGGATGCTCAGGGGCCAACCCTGCCTGTATCTCCCAGGATGCCTTGCTGCCCACTCCCCCGGTGCCATTTGCCATCTCCCATGGTGCCTGTGGCTTCCCTCGGTGCCAGCCCGTTTCCCAGGATGCCTGGCGGCCCAGCCCCTCCGCGCTGCACCGCCCATGATGCTCAATTCCCCTCGTGGCCTGTCCCTCTCCATGCTGGGGTTGAGCTCACCTGCCAgagcacccccggccagcagggggtgccgaCATGCTGCTCACTCTGCTGTGAGGGGGCGGACTGGCTGGCTGGAATGACCCATtccagccagggggagggggcagcccagCACACCCCTCCGTCGATCTCTCTAGGTCCGTCtcacctccttccttcctttttctctATCTCTCCTTGCTGCAGAAGAAACTCGCCAGCTACAACTTCGACTTCCGGAGCTGGCCCGTGGACTTCCGCTGGGACAAGGTCACTAGCCGGTGGgtgcagggagagaacccaggagtcctggctctctttcctccctccccctcgctctaaccactagaccccactcccctcccacagccagggagagaactcaggagtcctggctctcccccccccgctctaaccactagaccccactctcctccaagaggcagggagagaacccaggcgtcctggctcccagcccccactgtaaGCCTCTTGTTCGCTGCCCCGCAGGTCGGACTCCCGGGGCGTCTCGCTGCTGCGGCCGGAGCCCAAACACCGGAGCGCGGCCAACGGCTTCCTCCATGCCATCAAGAAGCTGCCCTGCCAGATCGCCAGGTAGGCTCCGCCCCCTGGCACCCAGGGGAGGGACTTTGCCAGATCCTGGGTTCCCATTGGCTGGAGGGAGGGCTGCAGACTGCTTGGGTCTCCCCGACTTCTAGAAACCCCTCCAAGGCATTATGGGAGTCATGGCATCAGCACCAGggcatcatgggagatgcagggaagggcagagaggactCCTTGGTGCTGATTGGCCAGATGGTGTGGGGGAGGAACTGGCACATTGGGAGTGTCTCCTGGATGCTGATTGGTCAGCCTGTGGAGGGGGAGGTGGCTTTGCAATGTTGATAGAGGGTCCTGTCTGCTGATTGGCCACAGGGATGGGCAGGCACAGTGGTTCTGGAATGCTGAGAGGGAAGGATACTGATTGGCTGAGGGCTGGTGAGTGTTTTTGGAATGCTGGGAGGGGATCCTGGCTGCTGATTGGCTGGGGGTGCAACTCCATGATTTCTGGTTGGTTGACGGGGTGGTAGCTTTGGGatgttggggggaaggggtagaatcCTGCCTTCTGAttggctggagtgctccttgCTGCCTATTGGCTGAGGTTAAGTGGGACATGGGACTTTTAGGCCATGGACCTGTGTATCCCAGACCTTGTTTGGCTGGGGAGGGTTGTCATGTGACTTCATCCCCAAACTGACCCATAAACAGatctcctggggggaggggggaggctgggTGGATTCCCTTCCAAGGGACGGGCCAGGGGACTGTGCTGCCCCCACCTAccgcctccctctgcccccctagCTACATCGTGGCGCACACCTTCGGGCGCAGGATGCTGTATCCCGGCTCCGTCTACCTGCTACAGAAAGCCGTCATGCCCATGCTGCTGCAGGGCCAGGCCCGCCTGGTGGAGGAGGTGAGTGCAGGAGGCACAGGatgcagctggggagagaacaggatgcagctggctcccagcccctccacacGCACACTCCAACTCACTAGCCCCCACTCTCTTCCCCGAGCCAGTTTCTGGTTTAACCCTGCTCCAATCTCTCCCCTCGCGGCCCAGTACAACGGGAAACGAGCCAAGCTGTTAGCCTGTGACGGCAACGAGATTGACACGATGTTCGTGGACCGTCGGGAAAGCTCCGAGCCCCACGGCAAGAAACTGGTGAGCGTTTCTCTGCTCGGCGGCGGGGGCTTAGTCCAGCCGGGACGTGGATCACACGGGATGGGGGTCTGGATCTGGAAAGCAGGGGCTCTGGGGGGACAGATCCACGGCCCAGGCGCTTCCCATGGTGATGGGGCGAACCCTGTCCTGGGAGCAGGGCAGATCGAGCAGGAGGTGGCGCAGCGCCAGGCAGACGGCTGGTGGTATAAAATGCCAGTAATTCATAGTGAAAGAGCCGATCACAGGGCAATCGGGCCCCGTGGGCTGGAGGCAGCACCAGCCACTTGGTGCCAGCCAGTGGGGATTGAGGGGTCCCCACTTGGCACCACCAGGAATGATTGGCGGCCTCTCCCTTGGTGTAACGCTTTCCTGTCTCCCAGCCGACAGTGTTCGTAGCAGCTTTATTCCCGGCGCTGCCTATGCTAAGGGGACATAGAACCCAGCTGGGGTCCAAATTTGACCAGGGGGCCCAGCTTCGCATTGCGCTCATAATGCCCCCTCCTGCCAACTAGGAGGGTGGGGGAACAACTTGAAAACAGTCCCCTGGCCAAGGACAGAACTCCCTGCGCCTGCCTGAAATGGAACTGAAGTCACAGAGTATTTTAATACATAGGGATGACTTCCTCCccaccaaaatgcagccacctctggggcagggcagctggggaGCAGACGCATGATGATGCTGCAgcaacttaggccatgtctacatctaaaattttgcagtgctggttgttacagctgtattagtacagctgtatagggccagcgctgcagagtggccacacttacagcaaccagcgctgcaagtggtgttagatgtggccacactgcagcgctgttgggcggcttcaagcggggttcggggaacgcaagagcaaaccgcggggaatcgggtctccttccccggtttgctccagtgttccccgaacaagcaggtctccttccctgcggtttgctgggtggttcggggaacgcgagagcaaacccaggaaaggagaccagcttcgccgcggtttgctctcgcgttccccgaacaagcaggtctccttccctgcggtttgcagggtggttccgggaaacgcgagagcaaaccgcggcgaagctggtctcctttcccggtttgctctcgcgttcccggaaccacccagcaaacctcagggaaggagacctgcttgctcggggttcggggaacgcgagagcaaaccgcggcgaagctggtctcctttcccagtttgctctcgcgttcccggaaccacccagcaaacctcagggaaggagacctgcttgctcggggttcggggaacgcgagagcaaaccggggaaggagaccagcttgattaccagaggcttcctcaggtatgctgggatacctgcttattccacggaggtcaagaaaagcgctggtaagtgtctatatttgattaccagcgctggatcaccagcgctggatcctctacacccgagacaaaacgggagtacggccagcgctgcaaacagggagttgcagcgctggtggt from Gopherus flavomarginatus isolate rGopFla2 chromosome 12, rGopFla2.mat.asm, whole genome shotgun sequence includes the following:
- the LY6G6F gene encoding LOW QUALITY PROTEIN: lymphocyte antigen 6 complex locus protein G6f (The sequence of the model RefSeq protein was modified relative to this genomic sequence to represent the inferred CDS: inserted 1 base in 1 codon) produces the protein MTPVWILLLLQLRLTREEDAYVQKGQDQVFSCGPVKPLSSREEVTWSYNTGVPGSSSVLLFQGVADQPLKKAAGERLSVFPNHSLYLQGAEDXDMGTYWCSVQGVTRHTYQLNVVTETQTVLTTSPANMTCHQVSCMILDRQALPAVTWWVGEQRVQDTGGQWVQDTDGQGWQLVFSGSRAALLQACWNRSDPGARKKRRVRCELNSMRVTFDLTAVKDPPSCSSAWIPLAVCAALEFLLLLALGVALWWRGRPAQRSHLGDLPAHTQPEPPGLKSQMPLYENVGLGYAAGGADPAQL